From the genome of Xiphophorus hellerii strain 12219 chromosome 11, Xiphophorus_hellerii-4.1, whole genome shotgun sequence, one region includes:
- the LOC116728825 gene encoding gap junction delta-2 protein, which yields MGDWSILGRFLTEVQNHSTVIGKIWLTMLLIFRIMLVALVGDAVYSDEQSKFTCNTLQPGCNNVCYDTFAPVSHLRFWVFQIVLVSTPSIFYIVYVLQKVTKNESPEVRKVNLVPKASPLLEAKGPLRIDKDTMLDDNTSGEEDWSSQEDEYEERSQLEGEMNEVQEDPTQLSSKVLLIYIIHVLLRSIMEIVFLIGQYYLFGFEVPHLFRCETYPCPNRTDCFVSRATEKTIFLNFMFSVSLGCFILNIVELHYLGWIYIFRVLFSACCMCCDSDREPVQQVALYSYSNPLLLELKHSLRGRVVLQTTAAASRDPNQVPSISFETDSTLECTSARNLDEREHSKARIHSVAKIGQGKKSWL from the coding sequence ATCTTCCGCATCATGCTCGTGGCCCTTGTAGGGGATGCCGTCTACAGCGACGAGCAGTCCAAGTTTACCTGTAACACCCTGCAGCCTGGCTGCAATAATGTCTGCTATGACACCTTCGCCCCTGTCTCCCACCTGCGCTTTTGGGTTTTTCAGATTGTCCTCGTCTCCACGCCGTCAATTTTCTACATAGTGTATGTCTTGCAGAAAGTTACAAAGAATGAAAGTCCCGAGGTCAGGAAGGTGAATTTGGTACCCAAGGCCTCACCTTTGCTTGAAGCAAAAGGACCTTTAAGAATTGATAAAGACACGATGCTGGATGATAATACTTCTGGAGAAGAGGACTGGAGCTCTCAGGAAGATGAATATGAAGAGAGGAGTCAGCTGGAAGGAGAAATGAATGAGGTACAGGAGGACCCAACTCAACTCTCTAGTAAAGTGCTACTTATTTACATCATACACGTTCTGCTGCGCTCCATTATGGAAATAGTCTTCCTCATAGGGCAATACTACCTTTTCGGATTTGAAGTCCCACATCTGTTTCGCTGTGAGACCTACCCGTGTCCAAACAGAACCGACTGCTTTGTGTCCCGAGCAACAGAAAAGACCATCTTTCTCAACTTCATGTTCAGCGTCAGCCTTGGGTGCTTCATCCTGAACATTGTGGAGCTGCATTATTTGGGATGGATTTACATTTTCAGAGTGCTGTTCTCTGCATGCTGCATGTGCTGTGACTCAGATAGGGAACCCGTGCAACAGGTGGCTTTGTACTCTTACAGCAACCCACTGTTGCTCGAACTCAAGCATTCTTTGCGTGGAAGAGTCGTCCTGCAGACCACTGCGGCTGCGTCCAGGGACCCAAACCAGGTCCCATCTATCTCCTTTGAGACAGACTCTACTTTGGAGTGCACTTCGGCTAGGAATTTAGATGAAAGGGAACACAGCAAGGCTAGAATACACAGTGTGGCCAAAATAGGACAAGGGAAAAAATCTTGGCTTTGA